The candidate division WOR-3 bacterium region TCTCAGAACATCCCCATAATAGACGAACCCCAGTTTCTCGATAGTAAACTGTCAATTTGCAATTATAAGGACCCTCGTCAAAAGCAACCACCTCCCCTCCATTATCCTTCCCATCCCACCACAACAGCTGATACTTTTGCTCCTGGGTGGTCAATTCTCGCGGCCCATAGACTAAAACTGAATCCTTATCACGAATCTCCACCTCCATCTTTATCGGACTGGGAGCAACCTCAGGATCGGCATATTCTGGAGGCAGTATCTGATAAACCACACGGGCACTGTCTGGTTTAAGCGGATTAAAGTACTTCTTCACCAGATGCTCTCGAATATAGAAATCAAACACACACAAACTCACTGAATCATACACTGGTGCTCTGCCGCCCCAGCCCTCTGCCTTGAACGTATGCATACCTGGTGCATAATCCCTGGAATCTACAGCATACTCCTCAATCCATTGCTCCTGACCACCTCCATAGGTCATTGTGTATCGCACTCCGCGCAATTTGTCCTCCATTGTCCTGGGACCGATAAAATCCGGTAAATACTCCCCTTCTTTTATCATAAACCTGTCTGCATAAATGATACCCAATGAATCCTCAGTTGTCAAGTAGAACCAGACTTTGTCTACGCTGTCTTTCCGATCGGGGTTCTCCCCCTCACTTCACAAATCAAAACTTTTCTGATCTCGCCGGGTTCAATCGTCTCCTCGACAACGACATCCCGATTACCCCTTGTCTTACCCCGTGTCCCTCCATATTCGCTCTTTGCTTCAAAGAGAACCTCATAGGTATGACCGACCATTGCTTTTATTTTATCGAGCATAATTTTGTTCTGGAACTCTATCAACTTCTTCAACCTGCTTTTTATTATATCTTCCGGCAACGGCGTCAATCTACACGCCCGGGTTCCGGGTCTCGGCGAGTAACGATACATATATGCATCATCGAATTTCAGTTCGTCCAGAAGCGCCAGTGTTTCCATAAATTCTTCTTCTGTCTCAGTAGGAAAACCGACTATTACATCCGTGGTGATCGTCGCTTCAGGAATACAATGTCTGATCTTTGTAACGAGCTCGACAAATTCTTCTTTTGTATACCCTCGATTCATCAGTTCCAAAATCCGGTTACATCCTGATTGCAGGGGTAGATGAAACCACTCGCAGATGTTTTCATACTTTTTTACAGTATCAATCATTTCATCATTGAAATCCTTTGGATGCGAAGTCAGAAACCGCAACCTGGTCAACCCGGGAATCTGCGCCGCTTTTTGAAGCAGAACCGCAAAAGTGGCACCGTCAAAATAATACGCATTGACGTTCTGTCCGAGAAGGGTTATATCCTTCACCCCTTTTGCAATCAGATGTTTTATCTCTGAAATTATATCATCAGGAGGTCTTGACCTCACCCTGCCCCTGACATAGGGAACGATACAGTATGAGCAGTAGTTGTTACAGCCGCGCATAATCGAAACAAAGTCACAAACAGCCGGGCTGCGGGGATAAATCCCGCAATAGGTCTCGTCAGAATCAGAGGTCTCTATAATTCTGGTACAGCTCTCAATGACATCTTCTATGTAATCCGGCAGATTCCGATAAGAATCCGGTCCGATCACCAGATCGACAAAAGGCAGTTGGGCGGTGATCCTGCCGGCTAAACGCTTCGCCATACAGCCGACCACACCAAGCACCCTTTTCTTCTCGTTACGCCATCGCTTCAGTGTGGAGATATACCCCAATGCCCTGTTCTCGGCGTGTTCCCGAACCGAGCAGGTATTGACGAGCAGTATGTCAGCCAGTGGAATTTCCTCGGTCCGCGTATATCCTCTGTCCTCCAGTATCTTCGTGATGATCGAACTGTCGTTCTTGTTCATCTGACATCCAAAGGTTCTGATATAAAACTTCTTCGCCATCTTCAACCGCCGATATCAGAATCAGATACGACTTCACCGTAAGTTCCGTCTGAAGTGACCTCTGTAATCTTCACATTCAATAATCGGTTTCCGCCGCATTTTTCCGCAATCTTCACCCGGATGTAATTATCAGTAATGCCCGAAACAGAACCGTTCTTCTCTTCAGTGATAATACTGAAGATGCGGTTCAACAAACGCTTTCTGAAAATGTGATTCTTCTGACGAATCAAATTCTTCAATACCCAGAGCCGCTCTTTTTTTACCTTATGCACCACCGGGTCGCCGAGACCGTATGCTTCAGTACCCGGCCGTGGAGAATACGGAAAAACATGAAGATGGGTGAACGGATTCTCCTCGATGAACCGGCGGGTGTTGTCGAACCTTCCATCGTCTTCACCGGGGAAACCTACGATAATATCAGCACCGACAGCAACATCGTCGAAGTTCGTCGTTATCAAATCAATCACCGTCCCGAGATATTTCACATCATAACCGCGCTTCATCCTCGAGAGAATCTCATCATCGGCACTCTGCAGTGGAATATGAAAGTGGCGGCAAAAAGGTAAGCTTTTTAAAACCGAAATCAATTCTTTATCAATGAATTTCGGTTCCAGGGAAGATAATCTTATCCGCGGCAAATGCTCCAGCCCGCTCAAAAACCTTAAAAGTCCGATAAGGGAATCACCGACCTCTTTTCCATAAAGACCGATGTTCGCACCGACCAGGACAATCTCTTTATATCCTCTGTCCACTGCCCACTGGATCTCTCTTTTGATATCTTCGTATCTTTTGCTCTTTATTCTGTTTCTTATTTTTGCTACAATGCAATAAGTACACTCTTCATTACATCCGTCTTCAATCTTGAGAAAGAAGCGTCCCCGATCAGGTTCAGGATAAATCCCCTGAATTAGTTCTTCACGTTGAATATGGTCGATGACCCGAAACGCTCCGGAAAACTTTTCCGGGTGGATCCTGCAGGCACAGCCGGTCGCGATAATCTTCGCGCCGGGATATTTTTTCAGCGCATATCTGAATTTTTTCAGTGATTTAATCTCGGCTTCTTTAGTGACACAGCAGGTATTGACGATTACGAGGTCGGGTACTCCGCCGAACTTTTCAAGCAGGCAAAAGCCCTCATATTGATTCAGTTTGCAACCTAAATTGAATATTTTCTGCAATACTCAACTACAAATAGAAAACTATTTTTCTTTTTCGCCGAGTTTTTTATTCAAGCCGAGAATATCACCGATGGTGAATTTATCGGTAGGTTTCGGCTTAACGGCTTCTTTCTTCTTAACCGGCGGTTTGTGCAACTCTTTTTCACTGAGGATGATTCTCCGTAATCTCGGATTTATCTTCTTTATCAAAACCTCTATCTCTTCACCGAGTTTATATAAATCCTTTGGTTTTTTGCCGCGCCGCGCCAGGTAATTCGCCGGGATGAACTCCTCGATACCGTTTTCAAGCATAAGCCTTATTCCCTTGGGCAGAATATCACTCACTTTGCCGGTGATCGTCGAACCCTCTGAATGCGCTTCAGTAAATTTGGTGAACGGGTCTTCTTTCGTATGTTTGATGCTCAACGAAATCCGGCGGTTCTTGCGATCGATCGTCCTGATCACCGCTTCAATCTTCTGTCCTTTTTTGAGATAGTCAGAAGCCTTCTTGACCTTCTTGTCCCAGAAGAAGTCATTCACA contains the following coding sequences:
- the miaB gene encoding tRNA (N6-isopentenyl adenosine(37)-C2)-methylthiotransferase MiaB yields the protein MAKKFYIRTFGCQMNKNDSSIITKILEDRGYTRTEEIPLADILLVNTCSVREHAENRALGYISTLKRWRNEKKRVLGVVGCMAKRLAGRITAQLPFVDLVIGPDSYRNLPDYIEDVIESCTRIIETSDSDETYCGIYPRSPAVCDFVSIMRGCNNYCSYCIVPYVRGRVRSRPPDDIISEIKHLIAKGVKDITLLGQNVNAYYFDGATFAVLLQKAAQIPGLTRLRFLTSHPKDFNDEMIDTVKKYENICEWFHLPLQSGCNRILELMNRGYTKEEFVELVTKIRHCIPEATITTDVIVGFPTETEEEFMETLALLDELKFDDAYMYRYSPRPGTRACRLTPLPEDIIKSRLKKLIEFQNKIMLDKIKAMVGHTYEVLFEAKSEYGGTRGKTRGNRDVVVEETIEPGEIRKVLICEVRGRTPIGKTA
- a CDS encoding MiaB/RimO family radical SAM methylthiotransferase — protein: MQKIFNLGCKLNQYEGFCLLEKFGGVPDLVIVNTCCVTKEAEIKSLKKFRYALKKYPGAKIIATGCACRIHPEKFSGAFRVIDHIQREELIQGIYPEPDRGRFFLKIEDGCNEECTYCIVAKIRNRIKSKRYEDIKREIQWAVDRGYKEIVLVGANIGLYGKEVGDSLIGLLRFLSGLEHLPRIRLSSLEPKFIDKELISVLKSLPFCRHFHIPLQSADDEILSRMKRGYDVKYLGTVIDLITTNFDDVAVGADIIVGFPGEDDGRFDNTRRFIEENPFTHLHVFPYSPRPGTEAYGLGDPVVHKVKKERLWVLKNLIRQKNHIFRKRLLNRIFSIITEEKNGSVSGITDNYIRVKIAEKCGGNRLLNVKITEVTSDGTYGEVVSDSDIGG